In Streptacidiphilus sp. P02-A3a, the DNA window CTGGTCGATCCGCTTAGATTCGGTGTCTAAGGTGTACGAATCGACAAGAAGCCCGGTGCAGGCGCTGGATTCGGTGAGCATCCAATTGCGCCGTGGTACCTTCACCGCCGTGATGGGACCCTCCGGTTCCGGTAAGAGCACGTTCCTCAACTGCGCGGCCGGCCTGGACCGCCCGACCTCCGGCTCGGTCTGGCTGGGCGACATCGAGCTGTCGGGCCTCGACGAGGTCAAGCTGACCGAGGTGCGGCGCGAGCGGATCGGCTTCGTCTTCCAGGCGTACAACCTGCTGGGCTCGCTGACGGTGGCGGACAACGTCACGCTGCCGCTGCGGCTCGCCGGCCGCAGGACCGACCGCGAGTTCCTGAACCAGGTCCTGACCTCGGTCGGACTCGGCGACT includes these proteins:
- a CDS encoding ABC transporter ATP-binding protein, which encodes MPRSASRTKPTDWSIRLDSVSKVYESTRSPVQALDSVSIQLRRGTFTAVMGPSGSGKSTFLNCAAGLDRPTSGSVWLGDIELSGLDEVKLTEVRRERIGFVFQAYNLLGSLTVADNVTLPLRLAGRRTDREFLNQVLTSVGLGDFLKRRPSELSGGQQQRVAIARALITRPEAVVADEPTGALDTRSSKQVLELMRHVVDDMGQTVLLVTHDPVAASYADSVVFLADGKLAGELPRPTSEEIASRMTHLGEW